A region of Geobacillus sp. 46C-IIa DNA encodes the following proteins:
- the argJ gene encoding bifunctional ornithine acetyltransferase/N-acetylglutamate synthase, with product MTMTKQTAQVTALADGTIVTPKGFQAAGVQAGLRYSKNDLGVIICDVPASAAAVYTQSHFQAAPLKVTQESLAVEQTLQAVIVNSACANACTGAQGLRDAYEMRDLCAKQFGLAPHRVAVASTGVIGEYLPMEKIRAGIEKLAPGATMADAEAFQTAILTTDTVMKRACYQTTVDGKTVTIGGAAKGSGMIHPNMATMLAFITTDANISPPVLHAALRSITDVSFNQITVDGDTSTNDMVVVMASGLAGNGELTPDHPDWGSFYEALRKTCEDLAKQIAKDGEGATKLIEVRVRGAKTDDEAKKIAKQIVGSNLVKTAVYGADANWGRIIGAIGYADADVNPDNVDVAIGPIVMLKGSEPQPFSEEEAAAYLQNEMIVIDVDLHIGDGFGIAWGCDLTYDYVKINASYRT from the coding sequence ATGACAATGACGAAACAAACGGCGCAAGTGACGGCGCTTGCCGATGGAACGATCGTCACGCCAAAAGGATTTCAAGCGGCCGGAGTGCAAGCCGGGCTGCGCTATTCGAAAAATGATTTAGGGGTCATTATCTGCGACGTGCCAGCTTCGGCCGCCGCTGTGTATACCCAAAGCCATTTTCAGGCGGCGCCGCTCAAAGTGACGCAGGAAAGCCTAGCGGTCGAGCAAACATTGCAGGCGGTCATCGTCAACAGCGCCTGCGCGAACGCCTGCACTGGTGCGCAAGGGCTTCGCGATGCGTATGAAATGCGCGACCTGTGTGCGAAACAATTCGGCCTTGCGCCGCATCGTGTGGCTGTTGCTTCAACGGGCGTGATCGGCGAATATTTGCCGATGGAGAAAATTCGCGCCGGCATCGAAAAGCTTGCCCCAGGAGCGACGATGGCGGATGCTGAAGCGTTTCAAACAGCCATTTTAACGACCGATACGGTGATGAAGCGCGCTTGTTACCAAACGACGGTGGACGGCAAAACGGTGACGATCGGCGGGGCGGCGAAAGGGTCGGGGATGATTCACCCGAACATGGCGACGATGCTTGCGTTCATTACGACCGATGCCAATATTTCGCCTCCGGTGCTGCACGCGGCGCTGCGATCGATTACGGACGTTTCGTTTAACCAAATTACAGTCGACGGCGACACGTCGACAAACGATATGGTCGTTGTCATGGCGAGCGGCTTGGCTGGGAATGGCGAGCTGACGCCCGATCATCCAGATTGGGGGAGCTTTTACGAAGCGCTGCGAAAAACGTGCGAAGACTTGGCGAAACAAATCGCAAAAGACGGCGAAGGGGCGACAAAGCTGATCGAAGTGCGCGTGCGCGGCGCGAAAACGGATGATGAGGCGAAAAAAATCGCCAAGCAAATCGTCGGCTCCAACTTGGTGAAAACGGCTGTTTACGGCGCGGACGCCAACTGGGGGCGAATCATCGGCGCGATCGGCTATGCGGATGCCGACGTGAACCCCGACAACGTCGATGTCGCCATCGGGCCGATCGTGATGTTAAAAGGGAGCGAGCCGCAGCCGTTCTCGGAAGAGGAAGCGGCCGCCTACTTGCAAAATGAAATGATCGTCATTGACGTCGATCTTCATATCGGCGATGGCTTTGGGATCGCTTGGGGTTGCGATTTGACGTACGATTACGTGAAAATTAACGCCAGCTACCGAACATAA
- a CDS encoding carbamoyl phosphate synthase large subunit — protein MPKDCSLQSILLIGSGPIVIGQAAEFDYSGTQACIALKEEGYRVILVNNNPATIMTDDVHADAVYFEPLTVDAVEAVIAKERPDGLLATFGGQTGLNLAFALHEAGVLEKYGVRLLGTPIEAIKRGEDREAFRALMHELGEPVPESEIITSVEEAVAFAEKIGFPIIIRPAYTLGGTGGGIAENMEQFIALVEKGLAESPITQCLIERSVAGFKEIEYEVMRDQSNTCITVCNMENVDPVGVHTGDSIVVAPSQTLTDEEYQMLRSSAVKIISALGIIGGCNIQFALDPNSKQYYLIEVNPRVSRSSALASKATGYPIARIAAKLAVGYTLAELVNPVTKTTYASFEPALDYVVVKFPRLPFDKFPYADRKLGTQMKATGEVMAIDRNMERAFQKAVQSLEGKNNGLFLPELSAKTNDELKQLLVNKDDRRFFAILELLRRGVTVETIHAWTKIDRFFLCSFERLVALEKQATATTFDTIDEATFRFLKEKGASDAFLAETWGVTELDVRNKRKELGIVPSYKMVDTCAAEFHSETDYYYSTYFGEDERKQASGKEKVLIIGAGPIRIGQGIEFDYSSVHSVFALQQEGYETVMINNNPETVSTDFAVADRLYFEPLTLESVLDVIEAEQIKHVIVQFGGQTAINLVKGLEEAGVPLLGVTYDIIDQLEDRDRFYQLLEELDIPHVPGLMADNAEELAAKAEEIGYPILLRPSYVIGGRGMFIVHNEVQLAALIEQGELTYPILIDAYLDGKEAEADIVTDGTDMLLPTIIEHVEKAGVHSGDSYAWLPTQTLTDEEKTKIIDYAGRIAKKLGFKGIMNIQYVIAGGDVYVLEVNPRASRTVPIVSKTTGVPLAQIATKLLLGKSLVDMVDGKGCELAVLPYVVLKYPVFSTYKLLGVDPTVGPEMKSTGEGISIAATKEEAAYKAFYAYLQKKANANEIYVIGGIDEALAAEIEAKQLVIVFESPFAEWVKRDAALAVIDLGKEEDEALKRMAALSRQLLVFTEPETLKLFLQALDVDHLDVQPIHGWLEKKKQAEQAVIL, from the coding sequence ATGCCTAAAGATTGTTCGCTTCAGTCCATTCTCCTGATTGGATCAGGGCCGATCGTCATCGGCCAGGCGGCTGAGTTTGACTATTCTGGTACACAGGCGTGCATCGCCTTGAAAGAAGAAGGATACCGCGTCATTTTGGTGAACAACAATCCGGCGACGATCATGACGGATGACGTCCATGCCGATGCCGTTTATTTCGAGCCGCTCACGGTCGACGCCGTCGAAGCGGTCATCGCCAAAGAACGTCCGGACGGGCTGCTGGCGACGTTCGGCGGCCAGACCGGGCTCAACTTGGCGTTTGCGCTTCATGAAGCCGGCGTGCTCGAAAAATATGGGGTGAGACTGCTCGGAACACCGATTGAAGCGATTAAGCGCGGAGAAGACCGCGAAGCGTTCCGCGCATTGATGCATGAGCTTGGCGAACCGGTGCCGGAAAGCGAAATTATTACGAGCGTCGAAGAAGCGGTCGCGTTTGCCGAAAAAATCGGTTTTCCGATCATTATTCGTCCCGCGTATACGCTCGGCGGGACGGGCGGCGGCATTGCGGAAAACATGGAGCAATTTATCGCTCTCGTCGAAAAAGGGCTCGCTGAAAGCCCGATCACGCAATGCTTAATTGAACGGAGCGTCGCCGGGTTTAAAGAAATTGAGTATGAGGTGATGCGCGATCAGTCGAATACGTGCATCACGGTTTGCAATATGGAAAACGTCGACCCGGTCGGCGTCCATACGGGCGATTCGATCGTCGTTGCGCCGTCGCAGACGCTCACGGACGAAGAGTACCAAATGCTTCGTTCTTCAGCGGTGAAAATCATTTCTGCCTTAGGGATCATCGGCGGCTGCAACATTCAGTTTGCCCTTGACCCAAACAGCAAACAATATTATTTAATCGAGGTCAACCCGCGCGTCAGCCGTTCGTCGGCGCTCGCGTCCAAAGCGACCGGCTACCCGATCGCCCGCATTGCAGCGAAGTTGGCGGTCGGCTATACGCTCGCGGAACTCGTCAATCCGGTGACGAAAACGACATACGCCAGCTTTGAACCGGCTTTGGACTATGTCGTCGTCAAGTTTCCGCGCTTGCCGTTTGACAAGTTTCCGTATGCGGACCGGAAGCTCGGCACGCAAATGAAGGCGACTGGAGAAGTGATGGCGATCGACCGCAATATGGAACGGGCATTCCAAAAAGCGGTTCAGTCGCTTGAAGGCAAAAACAATGGACTGTTTTTGCCGGAACTTTCGGCGAAAACGAATGACGAGTTGAAACAGTTGCTTGTCAATAAAGACGACCGCCGCTTTTTCGCTATTTTGGAGCTGCTCCGCCGCGGCGTAACAGTCGAAACCATTCATGCGTGGACGAAAATCGATCGCTTTTTCCTTTGCTCGTTCGAACGGCTCGTCGCCCTTGAGAAGCAAGCCACGGCGACGACGTTCGACACAATCGATGAAGCGACGTTCCGTTTCTTGAAAGAAAAAGGGGCAAGCGACGCCTTTTTGGCTGAAACGTGGGGCGTGACTGAGCTCGACGTGCGCAACAAGCGGAAGGAGCTCGGCATCGTGCCATCATACAAAATGGTCGATACGTGTGCGGCCGAGTTCCATTCGGAGACGGATTACTACTACTCGACGTATTTCGGCGAAGATGAGCGGAAACAAGCAAGCGGCAAGGAGAAAGTGCTGATCATCGGCGCCGGGCCGATCCGCATCGGCCAAGGCATTGAGTTCGACTACAGCTCTGTCCATAGCGTGTTTGCTTTGCAGCAGGAAGGGTATGAGACGGTGATGATCAACAACAACCCGGAAACGGTGTCGACCGATTTTGCCGTCGCTGACCGCCTATACTTTGAACCACTTACCTTAGAGAGCGTCCTCGATGTCATTGAAGCCGAACAAATCAAGCATGTCATCGTCCAATTCGGCGGCCAGACGGCGATCAATTTGGTCAAAGGACTCGAAGAAGCCGGTGTGCCGTTGCTTGGCGTCACTTACGATATCATTGACCAGCTCGAAGACCGCGACCGCTTTTACCAACTGCTTGAAGAACTTGACATTCCGCACGTCCCCGGCTTGATGGCGGACAACGCCGAAGAGCTCGCCGCCAAAGCGGAGGAGATCGGTTATCCGATATTGCTCCGTCCATCTTATGTCATCGGCGGCCGCGGCATGTTCATCGTCCACAATGAGGTGCAGCTCGCCGCTCTGATCGAGCAAGGGGAGTTGACATACCCGATTTTGATTGACGCGTATTTGGACGGGAAAGAAGCGGAAGCAGACATCGTGACGGACGGGACGGACATGTTGCTGCCGACGATTATCGAACACGTCGAAAAAGCCGGCGTCCACTCCGGCGACAGCTACGCTTGGCTGCCGACGCAGACGCTCACAGACGAAGAAAAAACGAAAATCATCGATTATGCCGGACGAATCGCGAAAAAACTCGGTTTTAAAGGGATTATGAACATTCAATACGTCATTGCCGGCGGCGATGTATACGTGTTGGAAGTCAACCCGCGCGCGAGCCGAACGGTGCCGATCGTCAGCAAAACGACCGGCGTTCCGCTGGCGCAAATTGCGACAAAGTTATTGCTTGGGAAATCGCTTGTCGACATGGTGGATGGAAAAGGGTGTGAATTGGCGGTCCTGCCGTACGTTGTGTTGAAATACCCAGTATTTTCCACATACAAACTGCTGGGCGTTGACCCAACCGTTGGGCCGGAAATGAAATCGACCGGCGAAGGCATCAGCATCGCCGCGACGAAGGAAGAAGCAGCGTACAAGGCGTTTTATGCGTATTTGCAAAAGAAAGCAAATGCGAATGAAATTTACGTCATTGGTGGCATCGATGAAGCGCTGGCGGCGGAAATCGAAGCGAAACAGCTGGTGATCGTGTTCGAGTCCCCGTTTGCCGAATGGGTGAAGCGCGATGCGGCGCTGGCGGTGATCGACTTGGGCAAAGAAGAAGACGAGGCGCTGAAACGAATGGCTGCGTTGTCCCGACAATTGCTCGTCTTCACAGAGCCCGAGACATTGAAGCTCTTCTTGCAGGCGCTCGATGTGGATCATCTTGATGTGCAGCCGATCCACGGCTGGTTGGAAAAGAAAAAACAGGCAGAACAGGCGGTGATTTTATGA
- a CDS encoding Crp/Fnr family transcriptional regulator produces MNEVESREWQKWLTSLGHDLRLEKGTYLFQEGEKADDIYYIRSGKIQISKMDMDGRELTLRICSQGDLIGELTLFCPGARYMLTAKVLEDGVVSAIKRETLEQELANNPKLAIEFMKWMSLHFRKTQTKFRDLILHGKKGALYSTLIRLCNSYGVMKEDGILIDVPLTNQELANFCGTAREVVNRMLGDLRKKGVISVQKGKIRVHDLQYLRDEIACEGCPPELCSID; encoded by the coding sequence ATGAACGAGGTTGAATCTCGTGAATGGCAGAAATGGCTTACATCACTTGGACATGATCTTCGCCTTGAAAAAGGAACGTACTTGTTTCAAGAAGGGGAAAAGGCAGACGACATTTACTATATTCGATCGGGGAAAATCCAAATCAGCAAAATGGACATGGACGGACGGGAGCTGACGCTGCGCATTTGCAGCCAAGGCGATTTGATCGGCGAGCTGACGCTCTTTTGCCCCGGCGCCCGCTATATGCTGACGGCGAAAGTGCTGGAAGACGGCGTCGTTTCCGCCATTAAGCGCGAGACGCTCGAACAAGAGCTCGCCAACAACCCGAAACTGGCCATCGAATTCATGAAATGGATGAGCCTCCATTTCCGCAAAACGCAAACGAAATTCCGCGATTTGATTTTACATGGCAAAAAAGGAGCGCTGTATTCCACGCTCATCCGCCTTTGCAACAGCTACGGCGTGATGAAAGAAGACGGCATTTTGATCGACGTGCCTCTTACGAACCAAGAGCTTGCCAACTTTTGCGGCACCGCCCGCGAAGTCGTCAACCGCATGCTCGGCGACTTGCGGAAAAAAGGCGTCATCTCCGTGCAAAAAGGAAAAATTCGCGTCCACGACTTGCAATACTTGCGCGACGAAATCGCCTGCGAAGGCTGCCCGCCCGAGCTGTGCAGCATTGACTGA
- a CDS encoding acetylornithine transaminase: MSALFPTYNRWKIAVQSAEGTVVTDVNGKQYLDFVSGIAVCNLGHRHPHVQKAIEQQLNQYWHVSNLFTIPIQEEVASLLADHSAGDCVFFCNSGAEANEAALKLARKHTGRHKVITFHQSFHGRTFATMAATGQEKVHSGFGPLLPEFIHLSFNDVATLKEAMSDEIAAVMLEVVQGEGGVRPVDPAFLQAAAELCQTYGALLIIDEVQTGIGRTGKPFAYQHFGIEPDIMTVAKGLGSGIPVGAMIGKAFLKESFGPGVHGSTFGGNPIAMAAAKATLEVVFDPAFLQEVQEKGSYLLGRLNETLSPLDIVKDVRGLGLLVGVECQMDIAPLLPLIHESGLLVLPAGPKVIRLLPPLVVTKAEIDQAVDMLTAVLKHANASAVL, encoded by the coding sequence ATGAGCGCGCTGTTTCCGACATACAACCGCTGGAAGATTGCCGTTCAATCGGCGGAAGGAACGGTGGTGACCGATGTCAACGGAAAACAATATCTCGATTTCGTTTCTGGCATTGCCGTTTGCAATCTCGGCCATCGTCATCCACACGTCCAAAAGGCGATTGAACAACAGCTCAATCAATATTGGCACGTATCGAACTTATTTACGATCCCGATTCAAGAAGAGGTCGCCTCCTTGCTTGCCGATCACAGCGCCGGCGACTGCGTCTTTTTCTGCAACAGCGGGGCCGAGGCGAACGAGGCCGCGTTGAAGCTGGCCCGCAAACATACCGGAAGACACAAAGTCATCACGTTCCATCAATCGTTTCACGGCCGGACGTTTGCGACGATGGCGGCGACCGGGCAGGAGAAAGTGCATAGCGGCTTCGGCCCGCTCCTTCCGGAATTTATCCATTTGTCGTTCAATGATGTGGCTACGCTGAAAGAAGCCATGAGCGATGAGATTGCGGCGGTGATGCTTGAGGTCGTCCAAGGCGAAGGTGGCGTCCGCCCGGTGGATCCAGCGTTTTTGCAAGCGGCGGCGGAGCTGTGTCAAACATACGGCGCGCTCCTGATCATTGACGAAGTGCAAACCGGCATCGGCCGGACTGGGAAGCCGTTTGCTTACCAACATTTTGGCATTGAGCCGGATATAATGACGGTCGCCAAAGGACTTGGCAGCGGCATTCCGGTTGGTGCGATGATCGGCAAAGCGTTTTTGAAGGAGTCGTTCGGTCCGGGCGTGCACGGATCGACGTTTGGCGGCAACCCGATCGCGATGGCCGCCGCCAAGGCGACGCTCGAAGTCGTGTTCGATCCAGCGTTTTTGCAAGAGGTGCAAGAAAAAGGGAGCTACTTGCTCGGACGGTTAAACGAGACGCTCTCCCCGCTTGACATCGTCAAGGACGTGCGCGGGCTCGGACTGCTTGTCGGGGTGGAATGCCAAATGGACATCGCGCCACTCTTGCCTTTGATTCATGAAAGCGGCTTGCTCGTTTTGCCGGCCGGGCCGAAGGTGATCCGCCTGCTGCCGCCGCTTGTTGTGACGAAGGCGGAAATCGATCAAGCGGTGGACATGTTAACGGCAGTATTGAAGCATGCCAACGCCTCGGCTGTCTTGTAA
- a CDS encoding IS3 family transposase (programmed frameshift), whose product MTRRFDKEFKIHAVKLVVEEGKVVSQTARQLDISPKTLHKWVADYKKDAEHSFVGSGNLKPEDQEKRELQKRIRDLEEENAILKKGHEHLRQKPEVIYTFIHTHRKEFRVAKMCEVLGVSRSGYYAWIKRPESQQKKRQEALKKQIKKIHINSRETYGSPKITKILQKQGVEVSQKTVARIMKDGNIRSKTKKKYKATTNSKHHWPVYPNLLNQQFEVNEPNQAWVADITYIWTKEGWLYFASIMDLFSRKIVGWHLSERMTKELVIKAFQRAIHRRNPQPGLIHHSDQGSQYASNEYQAMLRQYGIQTSMSRKGNCYDNACAESFHSILKKELIFHETFTTRKEAKQRIFEYIECFYNAERIHSANEYVSPMAYEKMHQQGKKQ is encoded by the exons ATGACAAGACGTTTTGATAAAGAATTCAAAATACATGCAGTAAAATTAGTGGTCGAGGAAGGAAAAGTGGTCTCTCAAACCGCAAGACAACTCGATATTTCGCCAAAAACTCTTCATAAATGGGTCGCAGATTATAAAAAAGATGCCGAACATAGTTTTGTAGGAAGTGGAAACCTCAAACCAGAAGATCAAGAAAAGCGCGAACTCCAAAAACGCATCCGTGACCTTGAGGAGGAAAACGCTATTTTAAAAAAGG GCCATGAGCATCTTCGCCAAAAACCAGAAGTAATTTATACATTCATTCATACGCATAGAAAGGAGTTTCGCGTGGCGAAGATGTGTGAAGTCTTAGGCGTTTCAAGAAGTGGATACTATGCTTGGATCAAACGGCCGGAGAGCCAACAAAAGAAAAGACAGGAAGCGTTGAAAAAGCAAATCAAAAAGATTCATATCAATTCAAGAGAAACATATGGCAGTCCAAAAATCACAAAAATCCTTCAGAAACAAGGAGTCGAGGTATCTCAAAAAACGGTCGCCAGAATCATGAAAGATGGGAACATTCGTTCAAAAACAAAGAAAAAATACAAGGCAACCACGAACTCGAAGCATCATTGGCCTGTGTACCCCAACTTATTGAATCAGCAGTTTGAAGTGAATGAGCCGAATCAAGCATGGGTGGCGGATATCACGTATATTTGGACGAAAGAAGGCTGGCTGTATTTCGCATCCATCATGGATTTGTTTTCTCGTAAAATTGTAGGATGGCATCTTTCCGAGCGTATGACAAAGGAGTTAGTGATCAAAGCATTCCAACGAGCCATCCATCGGCGAAATCCTCAACCTGGTCTGATTCACCATTCGGATCAAGGGAGCCAGTATGCATCGAATGAATACCAAGCCATGTTGAGGCAATACGGAATCCAGACGAGCATGAGTCGAAAGGGAAACTGTTATGACAACGCATGTGCGGAATCGTTTCACAGCATCCTGAAAAAGGAACTCATTTTCCACGAAACCTTTACGACAAGGAAAGAAGCGAAACAACGGATTTTTGAATACATTGAGTGTTTTTATAATGCCGAGCGAATTCATTCCGCTAATGAGTACGTGTCTCCGATGGCGTATGAGAAGATGCATCAGCAAGGCAAAAAGCAGTGA
- the argC gene encoding N-acetyl-gamma-glutamyl-phosphate reductase has translation MKVAIIGATGYSGAELFRILHGHPHVDRCDVYSSSQDGIHLSESFPHVGAIDGAVLHKLDIEALVKYDAVFFATPPGVSGEWAPALVDRGVKVIDLSGDFRLKDGAVYAQWYGREAAPAAYLERAVYGLTEWNREAIREAELLSNPGCYPTATLLGLAPLVREGWVNEDSIVVDAKSGVSGAGRKAGLGTHFSEVNENVKIYKVNAHQHIPEIEQMLETWNEAMEPITFSTHLIPMTRGIMATMYAKAKQPLSLSDLLDLYKTSYQDSPFVRIRQPGQFPATKEVYGSNYCDIGLAYDERTGRVTVVSVIDNLMKGAAGQAVQNFNLMMGWDEAAGLPSLPIYP, from the coding sequence ATGAAAGTGGCAATCATCGGGGCGACGGGATACAGCGGCGCGGAGCTGTTTCGCATCTTGCATGGCCATCCGCACGTTGACCGCTGTGACGTCTATTCGTCGTCGCAAGATGGGATTCATTTGTCGGAAAGCTTCCCGCACGTCGGCGCGATCGACGGCGCGGTCTTGCATAAACTGGACATCGAAGCGCTCGTCAAGTATGATGCGGTCTTTTTTGCCACGCCGCCTGGGGTGTCGGGGGAGTGGGCTCCGGCGCTTGTCGACCGCGGGGTGAAAGTGATTGACTTATCGGGTGATTTCCGTTTGAAAGACGGCGCGGTGTACGCACAATGGTACGGGCGCGAGGCGGCGCCGGCTGCGTATTTGGAGCGGGCGGTGTACGGATTGACCGAGTGGAACCGAGAAGCGATCCGCGAGGCCGAGCTTCTATCCAACCCAGGCTGCTATCCGACGGCGACGCTGCTTGGTCTGGCTCCGCTTGTCAGGGAAGGATGGGTAAACGAAGACTCGATCGTCGTTGATGCGAAGTCGGGCGTGTCGGGCGCGGGGCGGAAAGCAGGGCTCGGAACGCATTTTTCCGAAGTAAACGAAAACGTGAAAATTTATAAAGTGAACGCCCATCAGCACATTCCGGAAATTGAACAAATGCTCGAAACATGGAACGAGGCGATGGAGCCGATCACGTTCAGCACCCATTTGATCCCGATGACAAGAGGCATTATGGCGACGATGTACGCGAAGGCGAAACAGCCGCTTTCCCTTAGCGATTTACTAGATTTATATAAAACAAGTTATCAAGATTCGCCGTTTGTCCGCATTCGCCAGCCGGGACAGTTTCCGGCGACGAAAGAAGTGTACGGCTCGAACTATTGCGACATCGGCCTCGCCTATGATGAACGGACGGGTCGGGTGACGGTCGTGTCGGTGATCGATAACTTGATGAAAGGCGCGGCCGGGCAGGCGGTGCAAAACTTCAATTTGATGATGGGATGGGATGAGGCCGCGGGCCTCCCATCCTTGCCGATCTATCCGTAA
- the argB gene encoding acetylglutamate kinase: MGNTVVIKCGGSVLDELSPAFFASVKTMREQGMNVVIVHGGGPEIGRMLKKLAVPSEFVNGLRKTTKGVLAVVEMVLSGQVNKQLVAMLTQHGLPAVGVSGVDGGLLEAEPIDLNQLGYVGRVKTVRFRLLRTLLEAGYIPVISPLGIDQSGQTYNINADTAAGAVAAAIGASQLAFVTNVPGILQDGTLVEEATAEMVEQLIEDGVITGGMIPKVKAAISALSDALPEVVIVSGKAPFYEQGTWHGTTIRKENEVGVY, encoded by the coding sequence ATGGGGAACACGGTCGTGATCAAATGCGGCGGCAGCGTGCTTGATGAGCTGTCTCCCGCCTTTTTTGCCAGCGTGAAAACGATGCGCGAACAAGGGATGAATGTCGTCATCGTCCACGGCGGCGGCCCGGAAATCGGGCGAATGTTGAAAAAACTGGCGGTGCCGAGCGAGTTTGTCAACGGCTTGCGGAAAACAACCAAAGGAGTGCTTGCTGTTGTAGAAATGGTGCTCTCGGGCCAAGTGAACAAACAGCTCGTCGCCATGCTTACACAACACGGTTTGCCGGCTGTCGGCGTCTCGGGCGTGGACGGAGGGCTGCTCGAAGCGGAACCGATTGACTTAAATCAACTTGGCTATGTCGGCCGGGTGAAAACGGTTCGCTTCCGTCTTTTGCGCACGCTGCTTGAGGCGGGCTACATCCCGGTTATTTCCCCGCTTGGCATCGACCAAAGCGGGCAAACATACAACATTAACGCCGACACGGCGGCCGGGGCGGTGGCCGCAGCCATCGGTGCGAGCCAGCTCGCCTTTGTGACGAACGTGCCTGGCATTTTGCAAGACGGCACGCTCGTCGAAGAAGCGACAGCGGAGATGGTCGAGCAGTTGATCGAAGACGGCGTCATCACCGGCGGGATGATCCCAAAAGTGAAAGCAGCGATCTCCGCCCTGTCCGATGCGCTGCCGGAAGTGGTGATCGTCAGCGGCAAAGCGCCGTTTTATGAACAAGGAACATGGCACGGGACAACGATTCGGAAAGAAAACGAAGTGGGGGTCTACTAA
- a CDS encoding carbamoyl phosphate synthase small subunit, whose protein sequence is MKAYLHLASGKTFSGELAAPLEGKVSGEIVFFTGMTGYQEVLTDPSYKNQIIVFTYPLIGNYGINEEDFESKRPHVEAVIVYEASREGFHYGAKYSLAEYLQHWNIPLLTHVDTRALVKEIRTEGTMMAELSLSSVPSVFREEAAFLVRAVSTKRMETYGHGGPHIVLLDFGYKKSILRSLVSRGCQVTVVPHDTTPEAIDVLKPDGLVLSNGPGDPKQLSAQLPAIRRLIDRYPTLAICLGHQLVALAHGADTEKLRFGHRGANQPVWDAVKQKVMMTSQNHSYVVKEESLAAMPFDVRFVNVNDGSVEGLVHRHKPILSVQYHPEAHPGPHDTGYIFDEFLQTVAKGEKVYA, encoded by the coding sequence ATGAAAGCGTATTTGCATCTGGCCAGCGGGAAAACGTTCAGCGGCGAGCTTGCCGCCCCGCTTGAAGGAAAGGTGAGCGGGGAAATCGTCTTTTTTACCGGCATGACCGGATATCAAGAAGTGCTGACCGACCCGTCGTATAAAAACCAAATCATCGTCTTTACGTACCCGTTGATCGGCAACTACGGCATCAATGAGGAAGACTTTGAAAGCAAGCGCCCGCATGTGGAAGCGGTCATCGTCTACGAGGCGAGCCGCGAAGGGTTTCATTACGGGGCGAAATACAGCCTGGCGGAATATTTGCAGCATTGGAACATTCCGCTGCTCACCCACGTCGATACGCGCGCCCTTGTCAAAGAAATCCGCACGGAAGGGACGATGATGGCGGAGCTCAGCCTGTCGTCCGTTCCATCTGTCTTTCGTGAGGAAGCAGCGTTCCTGGTGCGCGCCGTGTCGACGAAAAGAATGGAGACGTATGGCCACGGAGGGCCGCATATCGTGCTCCTCGATTTCGGTTATAAAAAATCGATTTTGCGCTCGCTCGTATCGCGCGGCTGTCAAGTGACCGTCGTGCCGCACGATACGACGCCGGAAGCGATCGATGTACTCAAGCCGGACGGCCTTGTTCTCTCGAATGGCCCGGGCGATCCGAAGCAGTTAAGCGCCCAGCTCCCGGCTATCCGCCGGCTCATCGACCGGTATCCGACGCTTGCCATCTGTCTTGGCCATCAGCTTGTTGCCTTGGCGCACGGGGCGGATACGGAAAAGCTTCGCTTCGGGCACCGCGGCGCCAACCAGCCGGTGTGGGATGCCGTGAAACAAAAAGTAATGATGACGTCGCAAAACCATAGTTATGTCGTCAAAGAGGAAAGCCTGGCGGCCATGCCGTTTGACGTCCGCTTTGTCAATGTCAATGACGGCTCGGTCGAAGGCCTCGTCCATCGCCATAAGCCGATTTTATCGGTGCAATACCACCCCGAGGCGCATCCGGGGCCGCATGATACCGGATATATTTTCGACGAATTTTTGCAAACCGTCGCAAAGGGAGAGAAAGTGTATGCCTAA